The following are from one region of the Passer domesticus isolate bPasDom1 chromosome 13, bPasDom1.hap1, whole genome shotgun sequence genome:
- the RBM22 gene encoding pre-mRNA-splicing factor RBM22, with the protein MSTSLGSNTYNRQNWEDADFPILCQTCLGENPYIRMTKEKYGKECKICARPFTVFRWCPGVRMRFKKTEVCQTCSKLKNVCQTCLLDLEYGLPIQVRDAGLSLKDEMPKSDVNKEYYTQNMEREIANSDGTRPVGALGKATSTSDMLLKLARTTPYYKRNRPHICSFWVKGECKRGEECPYRHEKPTDPDDPLADQNIKDRYYGINDPVADKLLKRASTMPRLDPPEDKTITTLYVGGLGDTITESDLRNHFYQFGEIRTITVVQRQQCAFIQFATRQAAEVAAEKSFNKLIVNGRRLNVKWGRSQAARGKEKDKEGTTESGIKLEPVPGLPGALPPPPAAEEEASANYFNLPPSGPSAVVNIALPPPPGIAPPPPPGFGPHMFHAMGPPPPFMRAPGPIHYPSQDPQRMGAHAGKHSSP; encoded by the exons GACTTCCCAATCCTGTGCCAGACGTGTCTTGGAGAGAATCCCTACATTCGGATG accaaagaaaaatatggaaaagaatGCAAG ATTTGTGCCAGGCCCTTCACGGTGTTCCGCTGGTGCCCCGGCGTGCGGATGCGCTTCAAGAAGACAGAAGTGTGCCAGACCTGCAGCAAGCTGAAGAATGTCTGTCAGACCTGCCTGCTCGACCTGGAATATG gTTTGCCTATCCAAGTCCGGGATGCAGGACTCTCCCTTAAGGATGAAATGCCTAAATCTGATGTCAACAAAGAATACTACACCCAGAACATGGAGAGAGAG ATAGCCAATTCTGATGGCACTAGACCAGTTGGTGCACTAGGAAAAGCTACTTCCACCAGTGACATGCTGCTGAAGCTGGCCCGAACCACTCCATACTACAAACGCAACCGTCCTCACATCTGTTCCTTCTGGGTAAAAGGAGAGTGCAAGAGAGGAGAGGAGTGTCCCTACAG ACATGAGAAGCCTACAGATCCAGATGATCCTCTGGCTGACCAGAACATCAAAGATCGTTACTATGGAATTAATGATCCTGTGGCTGACAAACTTCTGAAACGAGCCTCAACCATGCCTCGTCTAGATCCTCCTGAAGACAAGACTATTACTACACTGTATGTTGGAGGGCTTGGAGATACCATCACTGAATCAGATCTCAG AAATCACTTCTACCAGTTTGGGGAGATCCGGACGATAACGGTGGTGCAGAGGCAGCAATGTGCTTTCATCCAGTTTGCCACCagacaggctgcagaggtggctgcTGAGAAATCCTTCAACAAACTCATTGTCAACGGCCGCAGGCTCAACGTCAAATGGGGAAG GTCCCAGGcagcaagaggaaaagaaaaggacaaGGAAGGCACTACAGAATCGGGGATAAAGCTGGAGCCAGTTCCAGGACTTCCTGGGG CCCTCCcccctcctccagctgcagaaGAGGAGGCTTCTGCAAATTACTTCAATCTACCTCCAAGTGGCCCTTCAGCCGTGGTGAACATTGccctgccacctcctcctgGCATCGCTCCACCGCCGCCCCCAG GTTTTGGACCACACATGTTCCACGCCATGGGGCCTCCTCCTCCCTTCATGAGAGCCCCAGGCCCCATCCACTACCCATCCCAGGATCCCCAGAGGATGGGTGCCCACGCAGGAAAGCACAGCAGCCCCTAG
- the MYOZ3 gene encoding myozenin-3 isoform X3, with translation MAIMRPGPEDASPEPQLDLGKKMSTTHDLMIEELSLPNNRGSRLFQQRQKRVQRFVLEHPSASRQLPGQGAGGSHHTGKGAPEGTVNEQMAGENAEGQNYHSELHVAASPQGGPPEVPKKSEKVLHMSKVLNPSALAPGYSSPLKEIPHEKFNATAIPKGYRSPWQELFGDRDNAVCGKNPPPMRPPAWDFRSFNRTPAPFDRALVGELFSLPTVELDNLSVLEVISHRPNFNRVAQGWVRILPESEEL, from the exons ATGGCCATCATGAGACCGGGCCCTGAAGATG cctccccagagccccagctGGACCTGGGCAAGAAGATGAGCACGACACACGACCTGATGATCGAGGAGCTCTCCCTGCCCAACAACCGCGGCTCCCGGCTCTTCCAGCAGCGCCAGAAGCGGGTGCAGCGCTTtgtcctggagcatcccagcGCCTCCAGGCAG ctcccagggcaagGGGCAGGTGGCTCCCACCACACTGGGAAAGGTGCTCCAGAAGGAACAGTGAATGAGCAGATG GCCGGCGAGAATGCTGAGGGCCAGAATTATCACTCTGAGCTCCATGTAGCAGCATCACCCCAAGGTGGCCCCCCAGAAGTACCCAAGAAGTCAGAGAAGGTCTTGCACATGAGCAAAGTGCTGAACCCCAGTGCCCTGGCCCCAG GGTACTCGAGCCCCCTCAAAGAAATCCCCCATGAGAAGTTCAATGCCACTGCCATCCCCAAGGGCTACCGGTCCCCGTGGCAGGAGCTCTTTGGTGACAGGGACAATGCCGTGTGTGGCAAGAACCCGCCGCCCATGAGACCCCCTGCGTGGGACTTCAGGAGCTTCAACAG GACTCCGGCCCCGTTTGACAGGGCGTTGGTTGGTGAGCTGTTCTCTTTGCCCACCGTAGAGCTGGACAACCTGAGCGTGCTGGAGGTGATTTCCCACAGGCCCAACTTCAACAGGGTGGCCCAAGGCTGGGTGAGGATCCTGCCGGAGAGCGAGGAGCTGTAG
- the MYOZ3 gene encoding myozenin-3 isoform X1, whose amino-acid sequence MFPCLLSLLECLSLPARQDPSPSHRAAPGAHQQVMAIMRPGPEDASPEPQLDLGKKMSTTHDLMIEELSLPNNRGSRLFQQRQKRVQRFVLEHPSASRQLPGQGAGGSHHTGKGAPEGTVNEQMAGENAEGQNYHSELHVAASPQGGPPEVPKKSEKVLHMSKVLNPSALAPGYSSPLKEIPHEKFNATAIPKGYRSPWQELFGDRDNAVCGKNPPPMRPPAWDFRSFNRTPAPFDRALVGELFSLPTVELDNLSVLEVISHRPNFNRVAQGWVRILPESEEL is encoded by the exons ATGTTCCCATGTTTGCTGTCACTCCTGGAGTGCCTTTCTCTTCCAGCCAGACAGGATCCATCCccctcccacagagctgccccaggagcacaTCAGCAGGTGATGGCCATCATGAGACCGGGCCCTGAAGATG cctccccagagccccagctGGACCTGGGCAAGAAGATGAGCACGACACACGACCTGATGATCGAGGAGCTCTCCCTGCCCAACAACCGCGGCTCCCGGCTCTTCCAGCAGCGCCAGAAGCGGGTGCAGCGCTTtgtcctggagcatcccagcGCCTCCAGGCAG ctcccagggcaagGGGCAGGTGGCTCCCACCACACTGGGAAAGGTGCTCCAGAAGGAACAGTGAATGAGCAGATG GCCGGCGAGAATGCTGAGGGCCAGAATTATCACTCTGAGCTCCATGTAGCAGCATCACCCCAAGGTGGCCCCCCAGAAGTACCCAAGAAGTCAGAGAAGGTCTTGCACATGAGCAAAGTGCTGAACCCCAGTGCCCTGGCCCCAG GGTACTCGAGCCCCCTCAAAGAAATCCCCCATGAGAAGTTCAATGCCACTGCCATCCCCAAGGGCTACCGGTCCCCGTGGCAGGAGCTCTTTGGTGACAGGGACAATGCCGTGTGTGGCAAGAACCCGCCGCCCATGAGACCCCCTGCGTGGGACTTCAGGAGCTTCAACAG GACTCCGGCCCCGTTTGACAGGGCGTTGGTTGGTGAGCTGTTCTCTTTGCCCACCGTAGAGCTGGACAACCTGAGCGTGCTGGAGGTGATTTCCCACAGGCCCAACTTCAACAGGGTGGCCCAAGGCTGGGTGAGGATCCTGCCGGAGAGCGAGGAGCTGTAG
- the MYOZ3 gene encoding myozenin-3 isoform X2, with product MHSLCCLGGPQHCSILSCSCALPASPEPQLDLGKKMSTTHDLMIEELSLPNNRGSRLFQQRQKRVQRFVLEHPSASRQLPGQGAGGSHHTGKGAPEGTVNEQMAGENAEGQNYHSELHVAASPQGGPPEVPKKSEKVLHMSKVLNPSALAPGYSSPLKEIPHEKFNATAIPKGYRSPWQELFGDRDNAVCGKNPPPMRPPAWDFRSFNRTPAPFDRALVGELFSLPTVELDNLSVLEVISHRPNFNRVAQGWVRILPESEEL from the exons ATGCACAGTCTGTGCTGCCTTGGGGGTCCCCAACACTGCAGCATCCTCAGCTGTAGCTGTGCTCTCCCAgcctccccagagccccagctGGACCTGGGCAAGAAGATGAGCACGACACACGACCTGATGATCGAGGAGCTCTCCCTGCCCAACAACCGCGGCTCCCGGCTCTTCCAGCAGCGCCAGAAGCGGGTGCAGCGCTTtgtcctggagcatcccagcGCCTCCAGGCAG ctcccagggcaagGGGCAGGTGGCTCCCACCACACTGGGAAAGGTGCTCCAGAAGGAACAGTGAATGAGCAGATG GCCGGCGAGAATGCTGAGGGCCAGAATTATCACTCTGAGCTCCATGTAGCAGCATCACCCCAAGGTGGCCCCCCAGAAGTACCCAAGAAGTCAGAGAAGGTCTTGCACATGAGCAAAGTGCTGAACCCCAGTGCCCTGGCCCCAG GGTACTCGAGCCCCCTCAAAGAAATCCCCCATGAGAAGTTCAATGCCACTGCCATCCCCAAGGGCTACCGGTCCCCGTGGCAGGAGCTCTTTGGTGACAGGGACAATGCCGTGTGTGGCAAGAACCCGCCGCCCATGAGACCCCCTGCGTGGGACTTCAGGAGCTTCAACAG GACTCCGGCCCCGTTTGACAGGGCGTTGGTTGGTGAGCTGTTCTCTTTGCCCACCGTAGAGCTGGACAACCTGAGCGTGCTGGAGGTGATTTCCCACAGGCCCAACTTCAACAGGGTGGCCCAAGGCTGGGTGAGGATCCTGCCGGAGAGCGAGGAGCTGTAG